The DNA segment GCTGCCGATGAAGTGGAGGCGCTCCATGCTGCTGCACGGAAGACGGTGGAACGGCTTCAGACACAGATCCGGGAGAAACGATCATGATAGCGTTGCTCATACTCAGTTTGCAGGGTTTCGTGCTCTCCCCTGAAGTGAGCCAAGGCTTTGAAGAGGCAAATGCCGCCTATACGGAAGGACACTATGCCGACGCCGAAAAAATTTATAAAGAATTGAATGAGCGCTATCGGATGAATAACCCGGTGGTCTTGTTCAATCTTGCGAATGCCTGCTATAAGCAGGAAGAGTTCGGCCGAGCAATCCTCTATTATGAGGCGGCGTTGGCAGTAGATCCGGACTTTACGCCGGCCCGTACCAATTTGGAAAAGAGTCTGGGCAAAACGCGGCGCAGCTTGCCTGTGCCTGATCCGCGCATGGCGACGGGCAGCATGCTGCTGCGTTATTATCCCTTCTCGCCGCGGCAAAGTCTGGGCTTGGTTTATGCCTTCTTAATAAGTGCTGTCCTATTGCTTTTGTTGCGGCACTGGTTCAGGCTTTTGAAATATGCATGGCCCCTATGGATTTCTTTGGGCTTAGCTCTGTTTTTCTATGGCTTTGCTTTAGCAACCGACTATGCCCTCCGCGACCTTCCGAAAAGGGCGGTCATTATAAGCCAAGAGATACCCGTTTATTTTAGTATGAACGAATCTGAACAGCCGCGGTTTATGCTCTATGAAGGCGACCGCGTATTGGTCGATCGGCTGGACGGTCATTGGCTGCGGCTCATTGCCTATGGAGATGAACGGGGCTGGACCAGAAAAGAAGGAGTCGGCATTGTGGATCACAGCCTTTGATGCCCGAGAAATTTGATGTCTTATCGAGACATTACGGAAACAGAAATGATGAATTGGATGTTTCTCTATACAACAGATATACAGATTGGCTTGACAGCGGAGTGCCCATTAGGATTGAAGCACTTCTTCTGCAAGGTTATCTTGTTGTTCTTCTATAGCGTTAGGTATGAGCAGCACCTTCCGGTTGCAAAAATACCCAGCCTATGGAACAAATCCAAGTTCGGCGATGTATTAATTTTAAAGGGACAACAGTTGTTTTCGGCCAC comes from the Candidatus Hydrogenedentota bacterium genome and includes:
- a CDS encoding tetratricopeptide repeat protein, which codes for MIALLILSLQGFVLSPEVSQGFEEANAAYTEGHYADAEKIYKELNERYRMNNPVVLFNLANACYKQEEFGRAILYYEAALAVDPDFTPARTNLEKSLGKTRRSLPVPDPRMATGSMLLRYYPFSPRQSLGLVYAFLISAVLLLLLRHWFRLLKYAWPLWISLGLALFFYGFALATDYALRDLPKRAVIISQEIPVYFSMNESEQPRFMLYEGDRVLVDRLDGHWLRLIAYGDERGWTRKEGVGIVDHSL